A region from the Natronoarchaeum mannanilyticum genome encodes:
- a CDS encoding Coenzyme F420 hydrogenase/dehydrogenase, beta subunit C-terminal domain, whose amino-acid sequence MTSEDPNADDQPLPGVPETADDEDADEQSSSSPRSASPREDAASVPSVDGAGVERPATESGTVPADQVGPEDDTDAGDAASDGVTPDESGDDCGCSSCGCDDGGGERAVADGGATPANVSPDGQLVNVEFTDPAEGVSQEIDGEGSDPPDRRVQLPEGADLETPGYEIRSAMNDIETPDEKTWFMELDEAVIDEGRCIQCGTCVAACPSDSIGIGDDDLPELVKMCTGCSLCWDFCPRGGLRYERQWKITGGDDNVSGAGDPITEFSARVEDDWREGSQDGGVVTSVLIHLLEAGEIDGALIATESDEEAWKAESFLATTPEELIENTGTIYNQTMALGNLGLDQWEHKLPDEDPEDLSLALVGTPCEIEGIRALQDFEWDYQSQDAGVRAIDYTVALMCTKNFNYYSLMGEQLEEERGISPDEIGKMDVLDGEMRVYDHDGESLLIEDVENFHDAALKGCDECADFTGYCADLTVGSVGSSDEFSSVIVRTETGLDAWKLTEPDLEYHDLEDRGAVGGLQSWDKKKAFDSLERPFDPDAPRFIDYTDHAEQYGTEMNPHDAGH is encoded by the coding sequence ATGACTAGCGAGGACCCGAACGCCGACGATCAGCCACTCCCCGGCGTCCCCGAGACAGCGGACGACGAGGACGCCGACGAACAGAGTTCGTCGAGCCCTCGCTCGGCGTCGCCTCGCGAGGACGCCGCGTCGGTGCCGAGCGTCGACGGCGCCGGCGTCGAGCGTCCGGCGACCGAGTCGGGAACGGTCCCGGCCGATCAGGTCGGACCGGAGGACGATACGGACGCCGGGGACGCCGCTTCTGACGGGGTAACCCCGGACGAGTCGGGCGACGACTGCGGCTGCAGTTCCTGCGGCTGCGACGACGGCGGAGGCGAGCGGGCAGTCGCGGACGGCGGAGCGACGCCCGCCAACGTCTCGCCGGACGGCCAGCTCGTTAACGTCGAGTTCACCGACCCCGCGGAGGGCGTCAGTCAGGAGATCGACGGCGAGGGCTCCGATCCGCCGGACAGGCGCGTCCAGCTGCCGGAGGGCGCCGACTTGGAGACGCCGGGCTACGAGATCCGCTCGGCGATGAACGACATCGAGACGCCCGACGAGAAGACCTGGTTCATGGAGCTCGACGAGGCCGTCATCGACGAGGGCAGGTGTATCCAGTGTGGCACCTGCGTCGCGGCGTGCCCCTCCGACTCGATCGGCATCGGCGACGACGATCTGCCGGAGCTCGTCAAGATGTGCACGGGCTGCTCGCTGTGCTGGGACTTCTGCCCGCGCGGCGGGCTGCGCTACGAGCGCCAGTGGAAGATCACCGGGGGCGACGACAACGTCTCGGGCGCGGGCGACCCGATCACGGAGTTCTCCGCGCGCGTCGAGGACGACTGGCGCGAGGGCAGCCAGGACGGCGGCGTCGTCACGAGCGTCCTGATCCACCTGCTCGAGGCGGGCGAGATCGACGGCGCGCTGATCGCGACCGAGTCCGACGAGGAGGCCTGGAAGGCCGAGAGCTTCCTCGCGACCACGCCCGAGGAGCTGATCGAGAACACCGGGACGATCTACAACCAGACGATGGCGCTGGGCAACCTCGGACTCGACCAGTGGGAGCACAAGCTCCCCGACGAGGATCCCGAAGACCTCTCGCTCGCGCTCGTGGGCACGCCCTGCGAGATAGAGGGGATCCGCGCGCTGCAGGACTTCGAGTGGGACTACCAGAGTCAGGACGCCGGCGTCCGGGCGATCGACTACACGGTCGCGCTGATGTGCACGAAGAACTTCAACTACTACTCGCTGATGGGCGAACAGTTAGAGGAAGAGCGCGGCATCTCACCCGACGAGATCGGGAAGATGGACGTGCTCGACGGCGAGATGCGCGTCTACGACCACGACGGCGAGTCGCTCCTGATCGAGGACGTCGAGAACTTCCACGACGCCGCCCTCAAGGGCTGCGACGAGTGCGCCGACTTCACCGGCTACTGCGCGGACCTGACCGTGGGGTCGGTCGGTTCGAGCGACGAGTTTTCCAGCGTGATCGTCCGCACCGAGACGGGGCTGGACGCCTGGAAGCTGACCGAGCCCGACCTGGAGTACCACGATCTGGAGGATCGGGGCGCCGTTGGCGGCCTCCAGAGCTGGGACAAGAAGAAGGCGTTCGACTCGCTGGAGCGCCCCTTCGACCCCGACGCGCCGCGCTTCATCGACTACACCGACCACGCCGAGCAGTACGGTACGGAGATGAACCCCCACGACGCGGGGCACTGA
- the sppA gene encoding signal peptide peptidase SppA produces MGDRLRGLATLAAVLAGAAIAAAIGYVLFVELPVGLAELLGIVLTLALALLGAKLAGNAVRSMAPGYDVAEVAVEGPITRDGGGGPLPSQPGSTPADDIVEQIERADADDAVDALLVRLNTPGGEVVPSDDIKLAAEAFDGPTIAYAQDTCASGGYWIASGCDELWARDATVVGSIGVIGSTVNAADLAEKVGLSYERFAAGAYKDAGTPLKELDADEREYLQGIVDDLYDNFVERVAEGRDLDAEAIRDTEARVYLGEDAAEIGLVDRLGTREDVEDELSERLGVDAVAVEEFEPERGIAARMRGGAERVAYALGAGVASVAADDREIDLQLR; encoded by the coding sequence GTGGGTGATCGACTCCGCGGGCTCGCGACGCTCGCGGCGGTACTGGCGGGCGCGGCGATCGCCGCCGCGATCGGGTACGTCCTGTTCGTCGAGTTGCCGGTCGGGCTGGCGGAACTGCTCGGAATCGTCCTGACGCTGGCGCTCGCGCTGCTCGGCGCGAAGCTGGCGGGCAACGCCGTCCGCTCGATGGCGCCGGGCTACGACGTCGCCGAGGTCGCCGTCGAGGGGCCGATCACGCGCGACGGCGGCGGCGGGCCGCTGCCCAGCCAGCCGGGATCGACGCCGGCCGACGACATCGTCGAGCAGATCGAGCGCGCCGACGCCGACGACGCGGTCGACGCCCTGCTGGTCAGGCTGAACACGCCCGGCGGCGAGGTCGTCCCGAGCGACGACATCAAGCTCGCCGCCGAGGCGTTCGACGGGCCGACGATCGCGTACGCCCAGGACACCTGCGCGAGTGGCGGCTACTGGATCGCCAGCGGCTGCGACGAACTCTGGGCCCGGGACGCGACGGTCGTCGGCTCGATCGGCGTGATCGGCTCGACGGTCAACGCCGCCGATCTGGCCGAGAAGGTCGGGCTCAGCTACGAGCGGTTCGCGGCCGGCGCCTACAAGGACGCCGGAACGCCGCTGAAGGAACTGGACGCCGACGAACGCGAGTACCTCCAGGGGATCGTCGACGACCTCTACGACAACTTCGTCGAGCGCGTCGCCGAGGGCCGAGACCTCGACGCCGAGGCGATCCGGGACACCGAGGCCCGCGTGTACCTCGGCGAGGACGCCGCCGAGATCGGGCTCGTCGACCGGCTCGGCACGCGCGAGGACGTCGAAGACGAGCTGTCGGAACGGCTCGGCGTCGACGCGGTCGCGGTCGAGGAGTTCGAGCCCGAGCGGGGCATCGCGGCGCGCATGCGCGGCGGCGCCGAGCGGGTCGCCTACGCGCTTGGTGCCGGCGTCGCGAGCGTGGCTGCCGACGACCGCGAGATCGACCTGCAACTGCGCTGA
- a CDS encoding DUF7522 family protein, giving the protein MASNLLADEAADKIVTVSRTAIGDSLRSVTYFTRDDYDQLYLRDDLEQDADLTSFIGHEWHDFKTAHAAYEGTELGNYNYTIRAFDNGYLVRVTDEREGVFVTTDGLTMQDFENVTTSLREVLRDEL; this is encoded by the coding sequence ATGGCGAGCAACCTACTCGCGGACGAGGCGGCCGACAAGATCGTCACGGTCAGCCGGACGGCGATCGGCGACAGCCTCCGGTCGGTGACGTACTTCACGCGCGACGACTACGACCAGCTGTACCTGCGGGACGATCTGGAGCAGGACGCCGATCTGACGAGCTTCATCGGCCACGAGTGGCACGACTTCAAGACGGCCCACGCCGCTTACGAGGGGACCGAGCTGGGGAACTACAACTACACGATCCGGGCGTTCGACAACGGCTACCTCGTCCGCGTGACCGACGAGCGCGAGGGCGTGTTCGTCACGACAGACGGGCTGACGATGCAGGACTTCGAGAACGTCACTACTTCGCTCCGGGAAGTGCTCCGCGACGAGCTCTGA
- a CDS encoding SLC13 family permease, translating into MRWGVVAAGQVQPPPTDALVVFGLVALAFLAFVTEPLPIDVSAILLIVLLAVLEPWTGISSAESISGFASEATITVLAMFVLSEGIRRTGTVQLLSRRIVAFAGGDERKQLASMIGVSGLSSGFINNTPVVAVMIPVATDVANRTRTSPSKLLLPVSFASMFGGMLTLIGTSTNLLASDVSARLLGEPFSMFEFTRLGAVVLVTAAVYLLVVGRHLVPARIPPDEELTEEYGMGPYLTEVAVGAAAPLVDQRVASAAALADVEVLEVLRGGEPVPTDDPRIEAGDRLVLKATGEAAADLSELRGVDVLPDANVGDADLATPRADRDVLAEVVLTPRTGTAGGTLAELEFGAEFDVAVLALRRGETVVHEQIEDLRLRGGDTLLVRGDEASIRRLREHRHYVVAQEIARPAYRTERIPVALGIVGGVVALAALNVVPILTGALAGVVAMVATGCVRPGEIYDAVDWSVIFLLAGVIPLGVALEQSGGAAFLASLVVAGAGDYPPIVVLGLFYLATTLMTEIVSNNASVVLMIPVGVDAASRIGAEPFAFVLAVTFAASTSVLTPIGYQTNLMVYGPGGYRFSDYFRVGAPLQAIMLVVTTLGIAFFWGV; encoded by the coding sequence GTGAGATGGGGGGTGGTCGCGGCGGGGCAAGTACAGCCGCCGCCGACCGACGCGCTTGTGGTGTTCGGGCTCGTCGCACTGGCGTTTCTGGCGTTCGTCACCGAGCCGCTGCCGATCGACGTCTCGGCGATCCTGCTGATCGTGCTGCTGGCGGTGCTGGAGCCCTGGACGGGGATCTCATCGGCCGAGAGCATCTCGGGGTTCGCCAGCGAGGCGACGATCACCGTGCTGGCGATGTTCGTCCTCAGCGAGGGGATCCGGCGGACCGGGACCGTCCAGTTGCTGAGCCGCCGGATCGTCGCGTTCGCGGGCGGGGACGAGCGAAAGCAGCTCGCGTCGATGATCGGCGTCTCGGGGCTGTCGTCGGGATTTATCAACAACACGCCGGTCGTCGCCGTGATGATCCCCGTCGCGACCGACGTCGCGAACCGGACGCGCACGTCGCCCTCGAAGCTGCTGCTGCCGGTGTCGTTCGCGTCGATGTTCGGCGGGATGCTGACGCTGATCGGCACCTCGACGAATCTGCTGGCCTCGGACGTCTCCGCGCGGCTGCTCGGCGAGCCGTTCTCGATGTTCGAGTTCACGCGACTCGGCGCCGTGGTGCTGGTCACCGCCGCGGTCTACCTGCTCGTCGTGGGCCGGCACCTCGTCCCGGCGCGGATCCCGCCCGACGAGGAACTCACCGAAGAGTACGGGATGGGGCCGTACCTGACGGAGGTGGCGGTCGGGGCTGCGGCGCCGCTGGTCGACCAGCGCGTCGCGAGCGCCGCCGCGCTGGCCGACGTCGAGGTGCTGGAGGTGCTCCGGGGCGGCGAGCCGGTTCCGACCGACGATCCGCGGATCGAAGCCGGCGACCGGCTCGTCCTGAAGGCCACCGGCGAGGCCGCCGCCGACCTGTCGGAGCTTCGCGGCGTCGACGTTCTGCCGGACGCGAACGTCGGCGACGCCGACCTCGCGACGCCGCGGGCCGATCGCGACGTGCTGGCTGAGGTCGTGCTGACGCCGCGGACGGGGACGGCGGGCGGGACGCTCGCCGAACTGGAGTTCGGCGCCGAGTTCGACGTCGCGGTGCTGGCGCTGCGCCGCGGCGAGACGGTCGTCCACGAGCAGATCGAGGACCTGCGGCTCCGCGGCGGCGACACGCTGCTGGTCCGGGGCGACGAGGCGTCGATCCGGCGGCTGCGCGAGCACCGCCACTACGTCGTCGCCCAGGAGATCGCTCGCCCCGCCTACCGCACCGAGCGGATCCCGGTCGCGCTCGGCATCGTCGGCGGCGTCGTCGCGCTGGCGGCCCTGAACGTCGTCCCGATCCTGACGGGTGCGCTCGCGGGCGTCGTGGCGATGGTCGCGACCGGCTGCGTCAGACCCGGCGAGATCTACGACGCCGTCGACTGGAGCGTGATCTTCCTACTCGCGGGCGTGATCCCGCTGGGCGTCGCCCTCGAGCAGTCGGGCGGCGCGGCGTTCCTCGCGAGCCTCGTCGTCGCGGGCGCCGGCGACTACCCGCCGATCGTCGTGCTGGGGCTGTTCTACCTTGCGACGACGCTGATGACCGAGATCGTCAGCAACAACGCCAGCGTCGTGCTGATGATCCCGGTCGGCGTCGACGCGGCGAGCCGGATCGGCGCGGAACCGTTTGCGTTCGTGCTGGCGGTCACGTTCGCGGCGAGCACGTCGGTGCTGACGCCGATTGGCTACCAGACGAACCTGATGGTGTACGGCCCCGGCGGCTATCGCTTCTCGGACTACTTCCGGGTGGGCGCGCCGCTGCAGGCGATCATGCTGGTCGTCACGACGCTGGGCATCGCGTTCTTCTGGGGGGTGTAG
- a CDS encoding DUF5813 family protein — protein MTDDVPDAAHRALERHGAFEGERDEYRCTTTPFDAVATLSPAPGDRDATFEVEVRVPSLDAVVESETVAEVVEDGWFDTLERRLDDAYDVVKSSDRLDPEIERFDDEVVARFGVQAWTADQGADDAKALIDYVEGTYVQGVIPGYEYGEPVAGLLNRAQKNADSESTNRGGTPL, from the coding sequence ATGACCGACGACGTACCCGACGCCGCGCACCGAGCGCTGGAGCGCCACGGCGCCTTCGAGGGAGAACGCGACGAGTACCGCTGCACGACGACGCCGTTCGACGCCGTCGCGACGCTCTCGCCCGCGCCCGGCGACCGCGACGCCACGTTCGAGGTCGAGGTCCGCGTGCCGTCGCTCGACGCCGTCGTCGAGAGCGAGACGGTCGCCGAGGTCGTCGAGGACGGCTGGTTCGACACGCTCGAACGCCGCCTCGACGACGCCTACGACGTTGTCAAGTCTAGCGACCGCCTCGACCCCGAGATCGAGCGCTTCGACGACGAGGTCGTCGCGCGCTTCGGCGTCCAGGCGTGGACCGCGGATCAGGGCGCCGACGACGCCAAGGCGCTGATCGACTACGTCGAAGGGACGTACGTCCAGGGCGTCATCCCCGGCTACGAGTACGGCGAGCCGGTCGCCGGCCTCCTGAATCGCGCCCAGAAGAACGCCGACAGCGAGTCCACGAATCGCGGCGGGACGCCGCTGTAG
- a CDS encoding DUF373 family protein yields the protein MTTLVLCVDRANDVGRKTGLETPVVGWEAVRSLVIDVGLADPEDSSVNSLLETLSVARELRDGDDDAVVAVVSGVSDSMVGADRTVARQLDELIETHDPDSAVVVIDSAEDERLVPIVESRLRVDSVDRVVVRQARDIESTYYLMKQFLADEELRQTVLVPIGLALLAFPALTLVTGIAEAMATITAVIGVFLLYKGIGVDDALRGLATQVRDSLYSGQVSVVTYVVAAGLTLVGVFAGALGVSDLSTTGDAFLPAMTFAHASVPWLAMAALAASTGRLLDEVIQNDRVRPSYLHLPFVVVGLGLVVRGFAGYFLERAGQVPPIDVPSIEAGAVSVEGFTLSLGNRLGVFVVSGVLVTLIGVRVATSLSGSAIEDAEAELPEGDDGSPSNPDS from the coding sequence GTGACAACGCTGGTGCTCTGCGTCGATCGGGCGAACGACGTCGGCCGCAAGACCGGCCTGGAGACGCCGGTCGTCGGGTGGGAGGCCGTCCGCTCGCTCGTGATCGACGTCGGCCTCGCGGACCCCGAAGACTCGAGCGTCAACTCGCTGCTCGAGACGCTCTCGGTGGCCCGGGAGCTGCGGGACGGCGACGACGACGCCGTCGTCGCGGTCGTCTCGGGGGTCAGCGACTCGATGGTCGGCGCCGACCGCACCGTCGCGCGCCAGCTCGACGAGCTGATCGAGACTCACGACCCCGACTCGGCGGTCGTGGTGATCGACAGCGCCGAGGACGAGCGCCTGGTGCCGATCGTCGAGAGCCGGCTGCGCGTCGACTCGGTCGACCGCGTCGTCGTCCGGCAGGCCCGCGACATCGAGTCGACGTACTACCTGATGAAGCAGTTCCTCGCCGACGAGGAGCTGCGCCAGACGGTGCTAGTGCCGATCGGGCTGGCGCTGCTGGCGTTCCCGGCGCTCACGCTGGTCACCGGCATCGCCGAGGCGATGGCGACGATCACGGCCGTCATCGGCGTGTTCCTGCTGTACAAGGGGATCGGCGTCGACGACGCGCTCCGGGGGCTGGCGACCCAGGTCCGGGACTCGCTGTACTCCGGGCAGGTGTCGGTGGTGACCTACGTCGTCGCCGCCGGGCTGACGCTGGTCGGCGTGTTCGCTGGCGCGCTCGGCGTCTCCGATCTCTCGACCACCGGCGACGCGTTCCTGCCGGCGATGACGTTCGCCCACGCGAGCGTCCCCTGGCTGGCGATGGCGGCGCTGGCGGCCTCGACGGGGCGGCTGCTCGACGAGGTGATCCAGAACGACCGCGTCCGGCCGTCGTACCTCCACCTGCCGTTCGTGGTCGTCGGGCTCGGCCTCGTCGTCCGGGGGTTCGCGGGCTACTTCCTCGAACGCGCGGGGCAGGTGCCGCCGATCGACGTACCCTCGATCGAGGCCGGGGCGGTGTCGGTCGAGGGGTTCACGCTCAGCCTGGGCAACCGGCTCGGCGTGTTCGTCGTCAGCGGCGTCCTCGTGACGCTGATCGGCGTCCGCGTCGCCACCTCGCTGAGCGGCTCGGCGATCGAGGACGCCGAAGCCGAGCTGCCAGAGGGCGACGACGGGAGCCCGTCGAACCCCGATTCGTAG
- a CDS encoding TrkA family potassium uptake protein codes for MRFVIIGAGRVGLRTARVLQEEGHEVTLIERDPSKAERARKQDYEVIEGDGSREDVLEDAGVGEADALGALSGDLNTNFAACLIGDHHGCRTVLRIDEDYREDIYRKYARQVDEIVYPERLGAIGAKNAMLGGDIRAIADIAQHLQVVELTITSEAPTAGYTISELQLPANATVLAFGKRDAPLAIPTPDESIEPGDRLIVLADFDVLDDVRQILVGDASRATAQAGGI; via the coding sequence ATGCGGTTTGTTATCATAGGAGCGGGTCGCGTCGGACTTCGAACCGCCCGCGTGCTGCAGGAGGAGGGCCACGAGGTGACGCTCATCGAACGCGATCCCTCGAAGGCCGAGCGCGCCCGCAAGCAGGACTACGAGGTGATCGAGGGCGACGGCTCGCGGGAAGACGTGCTCGAAGACGCCGGCGTGGGCGAGGCCGACGCGCTCGGCGCGCTGTCGGGCGATCTGAACACCAACTTCGCCGCCTGCCTGATCGGCGACCACCACGGCTGCCGCACCGTGCTGCGGATCGACGAGGACTACCGCGAAGATATCTACCGGAAGTACGCGCGCCAGGTCGACGAGATCGTCTACCCCGAGCGCCTGGGCGCGATCGGCGCGAAAAACGCCATGCTGGGCGGCGACATCCGCGCGATCGCCGACATCGCCCAGCACCTGCAGGTCGTCGAGCTGACGATCACCAGCGAGGCGCCGACGGCGGGCTACACCATCAGCGAACTCCAGCTCCCCGCCAACGCGACCGTGCTCGCTTTCGGCAAGCGGGACGCCCCGCTGGCGATCCCGACGCCCGACGAGTCGATCGAGCCCGGCGACCGGCTGATCGTGCTCGCGGACTTCGACGTGCTCGACGACGTCAGACAGATCCTGGTCGGCGACGCCAGTCGCGCGACCGCTCAAGCGGGGGGTATCTGA
- a CDS encoding diphthine--ammonia ligase → MADDAGRWVSLFSGGKDSSWALYRALERDLDVGRLLTVHPEGDSYMYHVPATDLASLAAESVGVPLVDVRPDDFEAEGVADSGAQGDAEVEPLEAALRELDAELEGGVAGVTAGAVESEYQTSRIEALCDRLGIELFAPLWQRDPRELADEMLDTGFEIRIIQVAAQGLDESWLGRRLDADALADLEALSEEYGVHILGEGGEFETLVTDGPHMDRPIELEYDTEWDGTRGSVRIADAGLGE, encoded by the coding sequence ATGGCAGACGACGCCGGCCGCTGGGTCAGCCTCTTCTCGGGCGGCAAGGACTCCTCGTGGGCGCTGTACCGCGCGCTCGAACGCGACCTCGACGTCGGGCGACTCCTGACCGTGCATCCCGAGGGCGACTCCTACATGTACCACGTCCCCGCGACCGACCTCGCGAGCCTCGCCGCCGAGAGCGTCGGCGTCCCGCTCGTCGACGTCCGCCCGGACGACTTCGAGGCCGAGGGCGTCGCCGACTCGGGCGCGCAGGGCGACGCCGAAGTCGAACCGCTGGAGGCCGCGCTGCGGGAGCTCGACGCCGAGCTGGAGGGCGGCGTCGCGGGCGTCACGGCCGGCGCGGTCGAGAGCGAGTACCAGACTAGCCGGATCGAAGCCCTGTGCGACCGCCTCGGGATCGAGCTGTTCGCCCCCCTGTGGCAGCGCGATCCGCGCGAGCTCGCCGACGAGATGCTCGACACCGGCTTCGAGATCCGGATCATTCAGGTGGCCGCGCAGGGTCTCGACGAATCCTGGCTCGGACGGCGCCTCGACGCCGACGCGCTGGCCGATCTGGAAGCGCTCAGCGAGGAGTACGGCGTCCACATCCTGGGCGAGGGCGGCGAGTTCGAGACGCTCGTGACCGACGGCCCGCACATGGATCGGCCGATCGAGCTGGAGTACGATACGGAGTGGGACGGGACGCGCGGGAGCGTGCGGATCGCGGACGCGGGGCTTGGCGAGTAA
- a CDS encoding Lrp/AsnC ligand binding domain-containing protein, translated as MVTAYVMIKANTGEADRLRDDIESIEGVEHARIVAGDVDIIAKVAVGTPAEVKDIAATAIQEVDGVEDTQTYIAMD; from the coding sequence ATGGTCACCGCCTACGTCATGATCAAGGCCAACACCGGCGAGGCCGACCGACTCCGCGACGACATCGAATCGATCGAGGGCGTCGAGCACGCCCGCATCGTCGCCGGCGACGTCGACATCATCGCCAAGGTCGCCGTCGGGACGCCAGCCGAGGTCAAGGACATCGCGGCGACGGCGATCCAGGAGGTCGACGGCGTCGAGGACACGCAGACGTACATCGCTATGGACTAA
- a CDS encoding NDP-sugar synthase, with product MKAIVLAGGYATRLWPITKNRPKMFLPIGDTTVIDRIFADLEDDDRISEVFVSTNERFAEDFREHLAESPFEKPTLTIEETVAEDEKFGVVGALAQLVDRENVEEDTVVIAGDNLISFDVSEFVDFFEEKGSPVLAAYDVGSREKAKSYGLVDIDGDEVVDFQEKPDDPNSTLVSIACYGFPADALDLLEEYLDSGNNPDEPGWFIQWLQDRRSVHAFTFEEAWFDIGTPESYLEAIAWYLGGDNHVAETATIENSRLGTNVHVMPDAEVLDSDLDQSIVFPDATLRDCDIRSSIIDRETDLDGLNLQGALIGAHTQISNGG from the coding sequence ATGAAAGCGATCGTTCTGGCCGGCGGCTACGCCACCCGACTCTGGCCGATCACGAAGAATCGGCCCAAGATGTTTCTCCCGATCGGCGACACGACCGTTATCGACCGAATCTTCGCGGATCTGGAGGACGACGACCGCATCTCGGAGGTGTTCGTCTCGACCAACGAGCGCTTCGCCGAGGACTTCCGCGAGCACCTCGCCGAGAGTCCCTTCGAGAAGCCGACGCTGACGATCGAGGAGACCGTGGCGGAGGACGAGAAGTTCGGCGTCGTCGGCGCGCTCGCTCAGCTGGTCGACCGCGAGAACGTCGAGGAAGACACCGTCGTGATTGCGGGCGACAACCTCATCAGCTTCGACGTCTCCGAGTTCGTCGACTTCTTCGAGGAGAAGGGTTCGCCCGTGCTGGCCGCCTACGACGTCGGCTCCCGAGAGAAGGCCAAGTCCTACGGCCTCGTCGATATCGACGGCGACGAGGTCGTCGACTTCCAGGAGAAGCCCGATGACCCCAACAGCACGCTCGTCTCGATCGCGTGCTACGGCTTCCCCGCGGACGCGCTCGACCTGCTCGAGGAGTACCTCGACTCGGGCAACAACCCCGACGAGCCGGGCTGGTTCATCCAGTGGCTCCAGGACCGCCGGTCGGTCCACGCGTTCACGTTCGAGGAGGCGTGGTTCGACATCGGCACGCCCGAGAGCTACCTGGAGGCGATCGCCTGGTATCTCGGGGGCGATAACCACGTCGCCGAGACGGCGACGATCGAGAACTCCCGACTCGGGACGAACGTCCACGTGATGCCCGACGCCGAGGTGCTCGACTCCGATCTCGACCAGTCGATCGTGTTCCCCGACGCGACGCTGCGGGACTGTGACATCCGGTCGTCGATCATCGACCGGGAGACGGACCTGGACGGGCTGAACCTCCAGGGCGCGCTGATCGGCGCGCACACGCAGATCTCGAACGGCGGGTAG